The window GGTGTACCTTCAGGAATTCCCGTTTGGCTTGCAACTTCTTTTGAAATTTTTCCAACAATTGTGCAAGGTGGAACAAGCTCTGGAAGTTTTTCTCTTTCAACTCCAAATACTCTCCATCTCCAACTATTTTTGTTTTTTGGCCACCTTTGGTGTTTATAATCAAATGGGATATGTCCAATTTGAGAGGCGGTTGAATCTATGAATTTACCTGTGAGTTTGAATAATAGATAACCTGATAGAAGAAGGAATTTGTGAGTCTTGTCCCAGATCTCGGGTTCGTTTTCTTTGATCCAATTTGGTCTTGATTTTCTATATATTCTTATTGCAGTTTCTTTCATTTTAATTATTGAAAAGGCAATATTTTCGAAAAAATTAAGTGGATTTTTGTACGAAGATTTTCTTTGATCAAGCCAGATTATAGCAGGTCTTAATGGAACACCATTTTCGTCTACCAAGACCGCTGTATCCCTTTGTGTAGTTATACTGACACCAATAATTTTTTTGAATTTTTCTTTGTTTCTTTCTTTTAAAGTATTAACAGCTTTACATAAAGACTGCCAGTAGATATTTGCATCTTGTTCTGCCCATTCTGGATTTGGTGAATAGTATGGGGTGTATGGGATCTTTACCATATCGTGCAAATTTCCAAATTCATCAAAAAGTAAAGCCCTAAGGCTTTGGGTTCCACAGTCTATGCTGAGTGCAAATTCCAATTATCTTCACTCCCTAAATAATAGTTTGGCCAATTAAATTATATCTTAAAGGGGGAAAAAATTAAAATGAAGGTCGGAAAAAAGTTTAAGGAAGAAAATAAGCCATGGATGTCCATGGCTTATTTTTAAAGGATTGGATTTTCTACAACATACTCTTCAACAAGTTCGGTATAATCATCGAACCAGTATGCGTTTGGATTTCTTTTGTATACCATTATTTTTCCAGCGTTTTTTGGATCATGTGCACGTTGATATCTAAATATAACATGTTCCTTTGTAAGAGCAGAAACCTCTATTTTTCCTGTCTCATGTGACATTGCAAATCTTGCTCTTTTTGCAAGTCCTGATACATTCATGATTGCTTTTAAGAATATTTGATAGGCTTCTTCTACTGGAACTGCAAAAGGTTTATTTCCTGCAACTGGCCTTCCTTGAAATACATAGTATGGAGGAACACCTATGAATGAAAGTTTTTTGAATAGTTCCATAAGCGTTTTCCAGTCTGCGTTAACACCTTTTATCAAAGGTGTTTGATTTGCAAGAATTGCCCCCGCTTTTTGAAGCATATTTACAGCTTTAATAGCTTCTTTAGTTATTTCTCTTGGATGGTTAAATTGTGTCATGATGTATATTTTCTTTTCATCAGTTGAATATTTTTTGATTAATTCTATTAATTCAGGATCTTCGGTGATTCTATATGGATTAAATGCGACCATTTTACTTCCAATCCTTATTATTTGAACATGATCAATTTCTCTGATCTGACTTATTATTTTTTCAAGTTTTTTTGTAGCAAGTAATAGTGGATCGCCACCGGTTAATAACACGTTTGTTATCTCTTTGTGTTTTTTTATATATTCTAGATCTTCAGAAACATCTCTAACTACTTCTTCTCCTACATTGATAAAGAGGCGCTTTCTAAAACAAAATCTACAAAATCCACCGCAAACATCGTTGACTAATAAAAGTGCGGTGTCTCTGTATTTGTGTTGTAAGCCTTTAGAAATTGTATAGGATTTTTCATTTGAGGCATCGAGTCTTCCCCATTCTTCTAACTCACCGATTTGTGGGATTATTAAATTTCTTATGGGATCATTTGGATCATCCCAATTAATCAATTTTAAATAATAATCATTAGCTCTAAACTTGTACTTTTCCGTCACTTTTTTTAACTTGTTTTTTTCTTCCTCGGAAAGTTGTGGAACTTTTTCGATTTTTGTGATGTAGTTTACTTGCATGAGGATTCCTCCTTTCTTTGTGGTGGGATTTTGTAGGAAAAAGGGGCATTTTCATTCTAACAATTAGATTTTAATTTAATACTACATATCAGAAAATATTAAGTAACATATTTATATCTTTTTTATTAAATATATAATATTTTTTTAAGCAAAAAGGCTTGAAGAGAATTACGGAAAGGTAGGCTACACAGCGGTTAAAAAAATAATATAATAAAAATATAATCCCCTTCCTTATTTAAAGGAAGGGGATTTTTCTAAAGCTTGCATATGAATGTGTATATTTTAAATGGCTCGTATTCTAAAATTATTTTATTATTTTTCACACTTATTTCTTCTTTAACTTCCTCTAGTATATTTGAAAAATATGCTTTTTTTAAGTTTTCAATCTCGATTTCTAATGTTCCGCTTGTCCCAACAACTTCAGCAAGTCTAAGCACTATAGTATTTTGCGCTAACTTTTTTAGTGCTAGTATTTTAAAGTTATCAGGAGAAATTCTTACTGAAAAGCCCTTAGTATCGAATTTTTCCAGTGCAGATATTCTTTTATTAAAGTTATCAGCGATTTGTATAGTATCTTTAACACTTGAGCTTTCAACAATTGCATATGAAAATTCGTGGAAGCCTTCATCTGCAAAAAAATCAGGATATGTTCCAGCTTTTATTAGTGAAAGCCCAATTACGTTGTTGTCAACGCTGTGACCGTATTTTCCATTGTTAATTATAGACACTCCAAAGTCAGGTTGAGAAATATTTACCCACCTATGTCCTAGAACTTCAAAGCGGGCTTTTTCAAAATTAGTATTTTTGTAAGTTGGCCTTTCAATGTATCCGGCGTCAAGATCAAATTTTGCGTATCTACTTAATACATTAGTTGGAAATAAAGCTTTTAGCAAGCTTCTTCTAAGATGCCAGTCAATTTCTGTTTTTACTTCAACCAAATTTGAATCTCTTTGAAGAATGTAATATTGAACAATTTTTGAATTTTCTACTTTATATTCAACTTTAATCACTTTCCTTATTGGTCCTTCCTCTACTACTTCGATTTTATTTGCGTTGAGTTTTCTTCCACTTTTTGCATAATTTGCATCGATATCCCAGTTTTCCCAGTAATATGGAATGTCTTTGTAAAGCATTAAAATATTTCCACTATTTTTGAAGAGATATTTATTAGTTTTTTTGTCGAATATATTTATGCTTCCATCTTCAAATATGATAAGTTCTATTAATTTATTTTCAAATGGTTTGTCTTCAAATTCTGGTATTTTATCTTTGATATTTAACTGTATAGTTTCAAGGGGGTTAATGTATTTATCTATATAATAAAGATACTTTCCATCGTACGTTTTTTGAACTTTTAGTGATTTTCCATCTAATTCAAGATTTAATAATTTATTAGATTCAAAGTATATTTTTTGTTTGAATGAAGAAGGATTAAATATTACGAGTTTGTTTTTACTAGTTTTTGTTAGAATTTGTCTTTTAATAGTTTCTGCTTTTTCTAAAACTTTATTGAGATCTCTTTCTGCGTCTTGATATACTTCGTGAATTGAGGAACCAGGCAAAATATCATGAAATTCA of the Thermosipho africanus Ob7 genome contains:
- a CDS encoding KamA family radical SAM protein: MQVNYITKIEKVPQLSEEEKNKLKKVTEKYKFRANDYYLKLINWDDPNDPIRNLIIPQIGELEEWGRLDASNEKSYTISKGLQHKYRDTALLLVNDVCGGFCRFCFRKRLFINVGEEVVRDVSEDLEYIKKHKEITNVLLTGGDPLLLATKKLEKIISQIREIDHVQIIRIGSKMVAFNPYRITEDPELIELIKKYSTDEKKIYIMTQFNHPREITKEAIKAVNMLQKAGAILANQTPLIKGVNADWKTLMELFKKLSFIGVPPYYVFQGRPVAGNKPFAVPVEEAYQIFLKAIMNVSGLAKRARFAMSHETGKIEVSALTKEHVIFRYQRAHDPKNAGKIMVYKRNPNAYWFDDYTELVEEYVVENPIL